In one Stenotrophomonas maltophilia genomic region, the following are encoded:
- a CDS encoding YifB family Mg chelatase-like AAA ATPase, with protein MSLALVYSRARAGVEAPLVRVEVHLSGGLPATQIVGLAETSVRESRERVRAALLCARFDFPQRRITLNLAPADLPKEGGRYDLAIALGILAASGQIPPQSLLPYEFLGELGLTGELRPVAGALPAAIAAAEAGRILVVPPGNAAESALAEHADVRVARTLLECCAGLGNPRLLPQVERVDTMPPPLPDLADVRGQVHARRALEVAAAGGHHLLLIGSPGCGKTLLASRLPGLLPASTEIDALQLAAIASVSGEGLDPKRWRQRPFRAPHHSASAAALVGGGNPPCPGEISLAHHGVLFLDELPEWNRSALETLREPLESGHIRIARAARSVMFPARFQLVAAMNPCPCGWAGDRSNRCLCTDERITRYRARVSGPLLDRIDLHVAVTRMDAVELRESTPLGEPSDAVRGRVEAAHARQQMRGGLNAHLPPAALRACTRLGEADQDLLEHAIERLQLSARAMHRILRVARTIADLAGCENIQTAHLAEAIGYRQLDRGKASQ; from the coding sequence ATGAGCCTGGCCCTGGTCTACAGCCGTGCCCGCGCCGGGGTCGAGGCCCCGCTGGTGCGGGTGGAAGTACATCTTTCCGGTGGCCTGCCCGCCACCCAGATCGTCGGCCTGGCCGAAACCAGTGTGCGCGAGTCGCGCGAACGCGTACGTGCGGCGCTGCTCTGCGCGCGCTTTGATTTCCCGCAACGGCGCATCACCCTGAACCTGGCGCCCGCCGACCTGCCCAAGGAAGGTGGGCGCTACGATCTGGCCATCGCTCTGGGCATTCTTGCCGCCAGTGGCCAGATCCCGCCGCAGTCGCTGCTGCCGTACGAGTTCCTGGGCGAGCTGGGCCTGACCGGCGAGCTGCGCCCGGTTGCAGGCGCGCTGCCCGCCGCGATCGCGGCGGCCGAAGCGGGCCGCATCCTGGTGGTCCCACCGGGGAATGCGGCCGAATCGGCGCTGGCCGAACACGCCGACGTGCGCGTGGCCCGCACGTTGCTGGAATGCTGCGCCGGGTTGGGCAATCCGCGCCTGCTGCCGCAGGTTGAGCGGGTGGACACCATGCCCCCGCCGCTGCCGGATCTGGCCGATGTGCGCGGGCAGGTGCATGCACGGCGCGCGCTGGAAGTGGCTGCGGCCGGCGGGCACCATCTGCTGCTGATCGGCAGCCCCGGTTGTGGCAAGACCCTGCTTGCTTCACGCCTTCCCGGGCTGCTGCCGGCGTCCACCGAGATCGATGCGTTGCAGCTGGCGGCCATCGCCTCGGTCAGCGGCGAAGGGCTGGACCCGAAGCGATGGCGGCAACGACCGTTCCGCGCGCCACACCACAGCGCCAGTGCTGCGGCACTGGTGGGCGGCGGCAATCCGCCCTGCCCCGGCGAGATATCACTGGCGCACCATGGGGTGCTGTTCCTGGACGAACTTCCCGAATGGAACCGCAGCGCGCTGGAGACCCTGCGCGAGCCGCTGGAATCGGGCCACATCCGCATCGCCCGCGCTGCACGCAGCGTGATGTTTCCGGCGCGGTTCCAGCTGGTCGCGGCGATGAACCCCTGCCCCTGCGGTTGGGCCGGCGACCGCAGCAACCGTTGCCTGTGCACCGATGAGCGGATCACCCGCTATCGCGCGCGAGTCTCCGGCCCGTTGCTGGACCGCATCGACCTGCACGTCGCGGTGACGCGCATGGATGCGGTGGAGCTGCGTGAGAGCACGCCGCTGGGCGAGCCCAGTGATGCGGTGCGCGGGCGGGTGGAGGCTGCGCATGCGCGGCAGCAGATGCGCGGGGGACTCAATGCGCATCTGCCGCCCGCTGCGCTGCGCGCGTGCACGCGGTTGGGCGAGGCCGACCAGGATCTTCTGGAACACGCCATCGAGCGCCTGCAGCTGTCAGCGCGTGCGATGCATCGCATTCTGCGCGTGGCACGCACGATTGCCGATCTGGCCGGGTGCGAGAACATCCAGACCGCACATCTGGCCGAGGCGATTGGCTATCGACAGCTGGATCGGGGGAAGGCGAGCCAATGA
- a CDS encoding NUDIX hydrolase, with product METRRSARLVIVDEDGRLLLFRYHDEHHAPFWATPGGELLPGESYLDAARRELREETGLNLQIGRLVEERDAVYAVARSTPARWLETYFLVHAPAQPAIRRDGWTEEENATITDWKWWRAEEMREQPACVFKPEWLPALLERLRS from the coding sequence ATGGAGACCAGACGATCCGCGCGCCTGGTGATCGTCGATGAAGACGGAAGGCTTCTGTTGTTCCGGTACCACGACGAACACCACGCGCCCTTCTGGGCGACCCCGGGCGGTGAACTTCTGCCGGGCGAGAGCTATCTGGACGCGGCGCGGCGCGAGCTCCGGGAAGAAACCGGACTGAACCTGCAGATCGGCAGGCTCGTTGAGGAAAGGGACGCCGTCTATGCGGTCGCCCGTTCGACACCCGCGCGATGGCTGGAGACGTATTTTCTGGTTCACGCTCCCGCACAGCCAGCCATTCGACGTGACGGCTGGACAGAAGAGGAGAACGCCACGATCACGGACTGGAAGTGGTGGCGCGCAGAGGAAATGAGAGAGCAGCCTGCCTGCGTGTTCAAGCCGGAATGGCTGCCGGCATTGCTGGAGCGGCTGCGGTCATGA
- a CDS encoding response regulator transcription factor: MTRLLIIEDNPELVANLYAFLEPLGYVLDDARDGASGLRRATENDYDAVLLDLMLPRLDGMTLCHRLRQEFQNPIPILMLTARDQVDDRVQGLALGADDYLVKPFSLAELDARIKALVRRAQGRQVDTVIAWQELQVDTRSPQAWRCGKAISLTPTAHKLLVSLVRAAPAVVRKQDMEYLIWGDEPPDSGALRTHIHELRLQVDRRFDYPLIATVHSVGWRLSNAAPGQPE, encoded by the coding sequence ATGACACGCCTGCTCATCATTGAAGACAATCCTGAGCTGGTAGCCAATCTGTATGCGTTCCTGGAACCACTGGGCTACGTGCTGGACGATGCGCGGGACGGCGCCAGCGGGCTGCGCCGCGCGACGGAGAACGACTATGACGCCGTTCTGCTGGACCTGATGCTGCCCCGCCTCGATGGGATGACGCTGTGCCACAGGCTTCGGCAGGAGTTCCAGAACCCCATACCGATCCTGATGCTCACCGCGCGCGACCAGGTGGACGACCGGGTGCAGGGCCTTGCCCTGGGCGCGGATGATTACCTGGTCAAGCCGTTCTCACTGGCCGAGCTGGATGCCCGCATCAAGGCCCTGGTACGTCGAGCCCAGGGCCGGCAGGTGGACACGGTGATCGCGTGGCAGGAGCTGCAGGTGGATACGCGCTCGCCGCAGGCATGGCGGTGCGGCAAGGCGATCAGCCTTACGCCGACGGCCCACAAACTGCTCGTTTCACTGGTGCGGGCGGCGCCGGCCGTCGTGCGCAAGCAGGACATGGAGTACCTGATCTGGGGTGACGAGCCGCCTGACAGTGGCGCGTTGCGAACGCATATCCACGAGTTGCGTCTGCAGGTGGATCGGCGCTTCGACTACCCGCTCATCGCAACGGTGCACAGCGTAGGCTGGCGTCTTTCCAACGCCGCGCCCGGGCAACCGGAGTAG
- a CDS encoding sensor histidine kinase, whose translation MPTGPTAWTSIYQRMSLRTRITVSFVLLMAGAMCFIAVVELVDYDEVRASAVSRAQDGEVRRLEDAIRLGSPRVVTQDSQLYDEENVPTVLRQYGPGYHGEPAPNEWHLRVFDVEGKRYYLLQDGEHYAYLEHLINAFAALVILTCVLCAYWIGRLTSAHVIAPITRLSEAVQHTSKPFPYQDARDEIGVLARAFAQHSDELERFLHRERCFAGDASHELRTPLAIIAGAAETLLHQLPSDSHLLPSADRILRTTQEMQRQLTCLLLLSRSPASLSLTDVPLRAIVQECMARCAPWLAGKPVTLRLDAPEEVTVVTHAELAHCVVWNLLRNACQYTDKGEVRIDLREGELAIADTGPGLPPTIDPAQFSRFLPSARQDGEGLGLSIVQRVVEHLGWQMKVETSAQGCRFLLHLSSPQARA comes from the coding sequence ATGCCGACGGGGCCGACGGCGTGGACGTCGATCTATCAGCGGATGTCGCTGCGGACGCGCATCACGGTCTCCTTCGTGCTGCTGATGGCCGGAGCCATGTGCTTCATCGCCGTGGTCGAGCTCGTCGACTATGACGAGGTACGCGCCTCGGCGGTCTCACGGGCGCAGGATGGCGAGGTACGCAGGCTGGAGGATGCGATCCGCCTTGGATCACCACGCGTGGTCACGCAGGACAGTCAGCTCTATGACGAGGAGAACGTGCCGACCGTGCTGCGCCAGTATGGTCCCGGTTACCACGGCGAGCCCGCACCCAACGAGTGGCACCTGCGGGTGTTCGATGTCGAGGGCAAGCGCTACTACCTGCTCCAGGACGGCGAGCACTATGCCTACCTTGAGCACCTGATCAATGCCTTCGCTGCACTGGTCATCCTGACCTGCGTACTGTGTGCCTACTGGATCGGGCGACTGACGTCGGCCCACGTCATCGCTCCGATCACCCGACTTTCCGAGGCGGTGCAGCACACATCCAAGCCGTTCCCGTACCAGGACGCGCGCGACGAAATCGGCGTTCTTGCGCGTGCCTTTGCCCAGCATAGCGATGAGCTGGAGCGGTTCCTGCACCGCGAGCGGTGCTTTGCCGGAGACGCCAGCCACGAGCTGCGTACGCCCTTGGCCATCATCGCTGGCGCGGCCGAGACACTGCTTCACCAGTTGCCGTCCGACAGCCATCTGCTGCCCAGCGCCGACCGCATCCTGCGGACCACACAGGAGATGCAACGCCAGCTGACCTGCCTGCTGCTGCTCTCCAGATCCCCTGCGAGCCTTTCTCTGACCGACGTCCCGTTGCGTGCCATTGTCCAGGAGTGCATGGCACGCTGCGCACCCTGGCTCGCAGGGAAGCCCGTGACACTGCGGCTGGATGCCCCAGAGGAGGTCACTGTGGTCACCCATGCGGAGCTGGCGCATTGCGTCGTGTGGAATCTGCTGCGCAACGCCTGCCAGTACACCGACAAGGGCGAGGTCCGCATCGACCTGCGGGAGGGCGAGCTGGCCATCGCCGACACCGGTCCGGGCCTGCCCCCGACCATCGACCCTGCCCAGTTCAGCAGGTTCCTTCCCAGCGCACGCCAGGATGGCGAAGGGCTGGGGCTGTCCATCGTGCAGCGCGTGGTAGAGCACCTTGGGTGGCAGATGAAGGTGGAGACATCCGCTCAGGGGTGCCGATTCCTGCTTCACCTGTCCTCGCCGCAAGCGCGTGCCTGA
- a CDS encoding diacylglycerol kinase, producing MQQQAPQGEGKYRHGRTGFRRILHTLIHSRDGFIATFRGEAAFRQLLVLHGLLMTIACVLDISAVERAVMLAVSLLSLVVELLNSAIEAVVDRISLEYHPLSKNAKDMGSAAQSVVLVMVALVWAVILLGPHPQLTTS from the coding sequence ATGCAGCAGCAGGCACCGCAGGGCGAGGGCAAGTACCGGCACGGCAGAACCGGATTCCGACGCATCCTGCACACCCTGATTCACTCACGCGACGGTTTCATCGCCACATTCCGCGGGGAGGCAGCATTCCGCCAGCTGCTTGTCCTGCACGGCCTGCTCATGACGATCGCCTGTGTGCTGGACATCAGCGCGGTGGAGCGTGCCGTGATGCTGGCCGTCAGCCTGCTGAGCCTCGTGGTTGAACTGCTCAACTCGGCCATCGAGGCGGTGGTCGATCGCATCTCGCTCGAGTACCACCCCCTGTCGAAGAACGCCAAGGACATGGGCAGCGCTGCGCAGAGCGTGGTGCTTGTGATGGTCGCGCTGGTATGGGCGGTGATCCTGCTGGGTCCGCATCCGCAGCTGACAACTTCCTGA
- a CDS encoding phosphoethanolamine transferase, whose protein sequence is MRDCFTWHRPHPVTLVWLSAAFFATAGNMALWKSLWSIVEIHGFRSVLFIGSLPLLLFCLFNLLLTPVGMLPLLRKPLLALLLIVSSAASYFMLHYGVLIDRSMVQNVLETNQAEMASYFSLPLVLSVLLLGVLPSCILLLMRTGNHGRPLRSSLVWLANVLATMMVLVTIALGFYKDYSSLLRNNRYLREQVLPLNIVRHTYGHLGSSHRARLQPLRTLADDAVRARGPRPRLVILVVGETARSRNFQLNGYDRPTNPMLSRKDNVISFQSVSSCGTATAISLPCMFSSMPRTRFDAERAASQENVLDILRKTGVDVVWRDNNNGGCKGVCARVPTDYMGQLKVDSLCTNDDGTCLDEILLHGLSSRIEAMQGDGLVVLHPLGSHGPTYFQRYPADARLFSPTCDSNQIQKCSNEALVNTYDNTLVYTDRMLGSAIDLLQSYSDDRDVALIYVSDHGESLGEHGLYLHGTPYLIAPQEQTQVPMIMWCSAQFASHAELDPACLRRDAATRVFSHDNLFHSLLGLFQVSTTEYHAGLDVFAGCRGPSAGSGPRAIACPAARGTSAPGSDGCQTATDETVEVLQFGRTLGSGIAAEHDPRERDFLGVRRKSQAGAVDRLQNQPGPPQAPAG, encoded by the coding sequence GTGCGCGATTGCTTCACGTGGCATCGGCCACATCCGGTAACGCTTGTCTGGCTCTCGGCCGCGTTCTTCGCAACGGCGGGCAACATGGCCCTCTGGAAGAGCCTGTGGTCCATCGTGGAGATCCATGGCTTTCGCAGCGTACTGTTCATCGGCTCGTTGCCATTGCTGCTGTTCTGCCTGTTCAACCTCCTGCTGACACCCGTCGGGATGCTGCCCTTGCTGCGCAAGCCGCTTCTGGCGCTGCTGCTGATCGTCAGCAGCGCCGCCAGCTACTTCATGCTGCATTACGGCGTACTGATCGACAGAAGCATGGTGCAGAACGTGCTGGAGACCAATCAGGCCGAGATGGCTTCCTACTTCTCGCTCCCGCTGGTGCTGTCCGTCCTCCTGCTGGGCGTGCTGCCCTCATGCATCCTGCTGCTCATGCGGACGGGCAATCACGGCCGTCCGCTGCGATCCTCCCTGGTGTGGCTGGCAAACGTTCTTGCCACGATGATGGTGCTCGTCACCATTGCGTTGGGCTTCTACAAGGACTATTCATCACTGCTGCGGAACAACCGCTATCTGAGGGAACAGGTACTGCCACTGAACATCGTGCGGCACACCTATGGCCATCTCGGCAGCAGCCACCGCGCCCGTCTCCAGCCGCTGCGCACATTGGCCGACGACGCCGTGCGTGCACGGGGCCCCCGACCCCGGCTGGTGATCCTCGTCGTAGGGGAGACCGCCCGATCCCGGAATTTCCAGCTCAACGGCTACGACAGACCCACCAACCCGATGCTGTCGCGCAAGGACAACGTCATCAGCTTCCAGAGCGTATCGTCCTGTGGGACCGCCACCGCGATCTCCCTGCCGTGCATGTTCTCATCCATGCCGCGCACACGGTTCGATGCGGAGAGGGCCGCGTCGCAGGAGAACGTCCTCGACATCCTGAGGAAGACCGGTGTCGACGTGGTCTGGCGTGACAACAACAATGGCGGCTGCAAGGGCGTGTGTGCGCGGGTGCCGACGGATTACATGGGACAGTTGAAGGTCGACAGCCTGTGTACCAACGACGATGGCACGTGCCTTGACGAAATCCTCCTTCACGGGCTGTCATCGCGCATCGAAGCCATGCAGGGCGACGGCCTCGTCGTTCTGCACCCGCTGGGCAGCCATGGCCCCACCTACTTCCAGCGATACCCCGCAGACGCCCGTCTCTTCAGTCCAACCTGCGACAGCAACCAGATCCAGAAGTGCAGCAATGAAGCGCTGGTCAACACGTATGACAACACGCTTGTCTATACCGATCGCATGCTCGGCAGTGCGATCGACCTGCTGCAGTCCTACTCGGACGACCGCGATGTGGCCCTGATCTACGTTTCCGACCACGGTGAGTCACTCGGCGAGCACGGCCTGTACCTGCATGGAACGCCCTACCTCATCGCGCCACAGGAGCAGACCCAGGTGCCCATGATCATGTGGTGCTCCGCGCAGTTCGCCTCCCATGCAGAACTGGATCCTGCGTGCCTGCGCCGCGATGCGGCTACGCGGGTGTTCAGCCATGACAACCTGTTCCACTCACTGCTGGGCCTGTTCCAGGTCAGTACCACCGAGTATCACGCCGGGCTGGATGTCTTCGCCGGATGCCGCGGGCCATCAGCGGGGTCCGGTCCTCGCGCGATCGCCTGCCCCGCTGCGCGAGGCACCTCTGCCCCGGGCAGCGACGGCTGCCAGACGGCGACTGACGAGACCGTAGAGGTCCTGCAGTTCGGCCGAACGCTCGGCAGTGGTATTGCTGCCGAACATGACCCGCGCGAGCGCGACTTCCTGGGTGTCCGCAGGAAATCGCAGGCGGGTGCGGTAGACCGCCTGCAGAACCAGCCAGGCCCGCCGCAGGCCCCCGCCGGGTAG
- the yidA gene encoding sugar-phosphatase, whose amino-acid sequence MDMGRRQSTVELVAIDMDGTLLDPTHALTARAKQAIAQARALGVHIVLTSGRPVPGLAPFLHELGIDGNDDYCIACNGGLVQRIGTRETVVEYPLSFDDFLFCEQVARELGVHFQALDSQRMYTPNQDISYYTVADSHLSRMPLSYRRVADMDPTMSFIKLMMIDEPEVLDAAIARLPSELTERFAVLKSAPFFLEVFDHRAGKGPSLQKLAEHLGIDRANVMAIGDQENDLTMLQYAGTSVAMGNAIDAVKAVARFETTTNADEGVARAIERFVLR is encoded by the coding sequence ATGGACATGGGCCGCAGGCAATCGACCGTCGAACTGGTCGCCATCGACATGGATGGCACCCTGCTGGATCCCACCCACGCGCTCACCGCACGCGCCAAGCAGGCTATCGCGCAGGCGCGCGCGCTGGGCGTGCACATCGTGCTGACCAGCGGCCGCCCGGTCCCCGGCCTGGCGCCGTTCCTGCACGAACTGGGCATCGATGGCAACGACGACTACTGCATCGCCTGCAACGGCGGCCTGGTGCAGCGCATCGGCACGCGTGAAACGGTGGTCGAGTACCCGCTCAGCTTTGACGATTTCCTGTTCTGCGAGCAGGTGGCGCGCGAACTGGGCGTGCACTTCCAGGCGCTGGACAGCCAGCGCATGTACACGCCCAACCAGGACATCAGCTATTACACGGTGGCCGACTCGCACCTCTCGCGCATGCCGCTGTCGTACCGCCGAGTGGCCGACATGGATCCCACCATGTCCTTCATCAAGCTGATGATGATTGATGAGCCGGAGGTACTGGATGCGGCCATTGCGCGGTTGCCCAGTGAGCTGACCGAGCGTTTCGCGGTGCTGAAGAGCGCACCGTTCTTCCTGGAGGTGTTCGATCATCGTGCAGGCAAGGGCCCCAGCCTGCAGAAACTGGCGGAGCACCTGGGGATCGACCGTGCCAACGTCATGGCCATCGGCGACCAGGAGAACGACCTGACCATGCTGCAGTACGCCGGCACCAGCGTGGCGATGGGCAACGCGATCGATGCGGTGAAGGCCGTGGCGCGCTTCGAGACCACCACCAATGCCGACGAGGGCGTGGCACGCGCGATCGAGCGCTTCGTGCTGCGGTAG
- a CDS encoding exopolysaccharide biosynthesis protein — translation MTYRAPETNDSAPLAQQIEQMIDELPGDQVSVGTLLGALGDEGLLLIVILLSAIFIIPVSIPGLSTVFGASILLIGLSRVRNRPLWVPQKLARREIATDKLKANLGRALKWVHRMERLSRPMRLAVMVRSKRMMRLNNLALIVATLLLMAPAGPIPFSNTLPALALMSFAIGFIQRDGAAVAAGYAFLVATVAYFGVLLGGVGFAAESVFSGIRSGTTEL, via the coding sequence ATGACCTACCGTGCCCCCGAAACCAACGACAGCGCCCCCTTGGCCCAGCAGATCGAGCAGATGATCGACGAGCTGCCCGGTGACCAGGTCAGCGTCGGCACCTTGCTCGGCGCGCTGGGCGATGAAGGCCTGCTGCTGATCGTGATCCTGCTCTCGGCCATCTTCATCATTCCGGTGTCGATTCCCGGGCTGAGTACCGTATTCGGTGCCTCGATCCTGCTGATCGGCCTGAGCCGGGTGCGCAACCGCCCGCTGTGGGTGCCCCAGAAGCTGGCCCGTCGCGAGATCGCCACCGACAAGCTGAAGGCCAACCTTGGCCGCGCACTGAAGTGGGTGCACCGCATGGAGCGCCTGTCGCGACCGATGCGGCTGGCGGTGATGGTGCGCTCGAAGAGAATGATGCGCCTGAACAACCTGGCCCTGATCGTGGCCACGCTGCTACTGATGGCGCCGGCCGGGCCGATTCCCTTCAGCAACACGCTGCCGGCACTTGCCCTGATGTCCTTCGCCATCGGATTCATCCAGCGTGATGGCGCGGCGGTGGCGGCCGGCTATGCCTTCCTGGTCGCCACGGTTGCGTACTTCGGCGTGCTGCTGGGCGGCGTCGGGTTTGCGGCCGAATCGGTGTTCAGCGGGATCCGCAGCGGTACCACGGAACTGTAG
- a CDS encoding PQQ-dependent sugar dehydrogenase, whose protein sequence is MVDRIVPAAGGLVLAAILSACAGKAEYHPSEQSGAHPPLPAPENYLMPPMQVPRGVGWAVGQAPSVADGLKIERIAANLQHPRRLLTLPNGDVLVVEGNGPGTEPVTTPKQWIAGKVKARSGKAGKGGNRVTLLRRAPGTATWSQHVYIEGLHSPFGIALIGDTLYVANTDNIMKYHYVPGETRMSDKGSEFTDLPSTVNHHWTKDLLASRDGSKLYVGVGSNSNITENGLAIEYRRAVVLEVDVATSGSRIYASGLRNPTGLDWEPSTGRLWAVVNERDEIGADLVPDYLTSVQEHGFYGWPYSYYGQHVDERVQPQRPDLVAKAIRPDYAIGSHVAPLGLLFYTGQALPAKYHGGAFIGEHGSWDRSPLSGYEVVYVPFKDGRPTGRPQTVVSGFASEDEKTLRGAPVGMAIDSEGALLVADDVGDVVWRVSAR, encoded by the coding sequence ATGGTTGATCGCATCGTGCCTGCTGCAGGCGGGCTGGTCCTGGCCGCAATCCTGTCGGCGTGTGCCGGCAAAGCCGAATATCACCCCAGCGAACAATCCGGTGCGCATCCGCCGCTGCCGGCGCCGGAGAACTACCTGATGCCGCCCATGCAGGTACCGCGCGGGGTGGGCTGGGCCGTTGGGCAGGCGCCGTCGGTGGCCGACGGACTGAAGATCGAGCGCATCGCTGCCAACCTGCAGCACCCGCGCCGCCTGCTGACCCTGCCCAATGGCGATGTGCTGGTGGTGGAAGGCAACGGTCCGGGCACCGAGCCGGTCACCACCCCCAAGCAATGGATTGCCGGCAAGGTAAAGGCGCGCTCGGGCAAGGCCGGCAAGGGAGGCAACCGGGTCACGCTGCTGCGGCGCGCGCCTGGCACTGCCACATGGAGCCAGCACGTCTACATCGAGGGCCTGCATTCGCCATTCGGCATCGCCCTGATCGGCGACACGCTGTACGTCGCCAACACCGACAACATCATGAAGTACCACTACGTGCCCGGCGAAACGCGCATGTCCGACAAGGGCAGCGAATTCACCGACCTCCCCAGCACCGTCAACCACCACTGGACCAAGGATCTGCTGGCCAGCCGCGATGGCAGCAAGCTGTACGTGGGCGTGGGCTCCAACAGCAACATCACCGAAAACGGCCTGGCCATCGAGTACCGGCGCGCGGTGGTGCTGGAGGTGGACGTGGCGACCAGCGGCAGCCGCATCTATGCCTCCGGCCTGCGCAACCCCACCGGCCTGGACTGGGAACCCAGCACCGGCAGGCTGTGGGCAGTGGTGAACGAGCGTGACGAGATCGGTGCCGACCTGGTGCCGGACTATCTCACCTCGGTACAGGAACATGGTTTCTACGGCTGGCCGTACAGCTACTACGGCCAGCATGTGGACGAGCGTGTGCAGCCGCAGCGGCCGGATCTGGTGGCCAAAGCGATCCGCCCGGACTACGCCATCGGTTCGCACGTGGCACCGTTGGGGCTGCTGTTCTATACCGGCCAGGCACTGCCGGCGAAGTACCACGGCGGCGCCTTCATCGGCGAACATGGCAGCTGGGACCGCTCTCCGCTGAGCGGCTATGAAGTGGTGTATGTGCCGTTCAAGGATGGCAGGCCGACGGGGCGTCCGCAGACCGTGGTCAGTGGCTTTGCCTCGGAGGACGAGAAGACATTGAGGGGCGCACCGGTGGGCATGGCCATCGACAGCGAGGGCGCCCTGCTGGTGGCCGACGACGTCGGCGATGTGGTGTGGCGTGTGTCGGCCAGGTAG
- a CDS encoding DUF2231 domain-containing protein — MVNPLAQAHRGLGTTLFSLLNPIPFGFFVGALIFDAIYLNSAEVMWGKSAAWLITFGLLIAIVPRLINLFAVWRRGNTATRIDRLDFLLNLVAVALAIWNAFVHSRDAYAVAVPGTILSALTVALIGLGHVLLSLQPPVLQGGRHG, encoded by the coding sequence ATGGTCAATCCGCTGGCCCAGGCCCATCGTGGCCTTGGCACGACGCTGTTCAGCCTGTTGAACCCGATCCCGTTCGGCTTCTTCGTCGGCGCCCTCATCTTCGATGCCATCTACCTCAACTCTGCCGAGGTGATGTGGGGCAAATCTGCGGCCTGGTTGATCACGTTCGGCCTGCTCATCGCCATCGTGCCGCGACTGATCAACCTGTTCGCCGTCTGGCGCCGGGGCAACACTGCCACGCGCATCGACCGCCTCGATTTCCTGCTCAATCTGGTGGCGGTCGCCCTGGCCATCTGGAACGCCTTCGTGCACAGCCGTGATGCGTATGCGGTGGCCGTTCCCGGCACGATCCTGTCAGCGCTGACCGTTGCACTGATCGGTCTTGGCCATGTCCTGTTGTCACTGCAGCCGCCGGTGCTGCAAGGAGGCCGTCATGGTTGA